The following proteins come from a genomic window of Aquimarina sp. MAR_2010_214:
- a CDS encoding DUF456 domain-containing protein, protein MDIALIIIGFLFCLLGLVGSFLPVLPGPFTSWIGLLIIHFTDAIPQNWTFLGITLGISIVVWVLDYIVPALGTKRFGGTKYGMIGSSVGLIIGILFMGPLGIIIGPFAGAFIGELIRDSSESSKALKAAFGSFIGFLAGTFLKFIVSVGFLIFFFVKVWESWGELF, encoded by the coding sequence ATGGATATAGCGTTAATCATTATAGGGTTTTTATTTTGCCTCCTAGGTTTAGTTGGGAGTTTTCTTCCTGTATTACCTGGTCCATTTACTTCGTGGATAGGATTATTGATTATCCATTTTACAGATGCAATCCCACAAAATTGGACTTTTTTAGGAATTACGTTAGGGATATCTATAGTGGTTTGGGTACTTGATTATATCGTTCCCGCTCTAGGTACAAAAAGATTTGGCGGTACCAAGTATGGAATGATCGGTAGCTCTGTTGGTCTTATTATAGGGATTCTATTTATGGGACCTTTAGGTATTATAATCGGCCCTTTTGCAGGAGCTTTTATAGGAGAACTTATAAGAGATAGTAGTGAATCTTCAAAAGCATTAAAGGCTGCCTTTGGTTCTTTTATTGGCTTTTTGGCAGGTACATTTCTTAAGTTTATAGTATCAGTAGGGTTCCTGATATTCTTTTTTGTAAAAGTATGGGAAAGTTGGGGAGAACTGTTTTAA
- a CDS encoding lipopolysaccharide assembly protein LapB yields MVNKKKRTVLSLLLVFCLIIQVKAQSSALTIADSLYSFGDYSNAIKKYQEIVPKDQYTLLQIAKSHRAKGTYTDALSYYKQVLKSTNPTASVKLEYAKLLMITGKLKKADSIYTDLVSRYPNNPDFQYRLGVIKKRQKDTLAISYFKEAFRLDNTHQKSCFEISKNYLKKRNYDMVLKTANLGLRSYPENVELISVLGQNFLFRKDYDTALPYFQKLLELNQESEFIHSKLGLCYSKTYEYKKAISHFNEVLKYNNKSPNTYSLLGYAYQQLEKYDNALEYYKKALELKDIPIEEDLLSIALIYRFQEKWKKAIQYAKLAIKEDPKNDRAHYQLAMFADAHYQDPEIKIKYYNTYLQKFGTDKKNYFNMIVKKRIVQLEEEIQNKTKNN; encoded by the coding sequence ATGGTAAATAAAAAAAAACGTACAGTTCTATCATTACTACTAGTATTTTGTTTAATCATTCAAGTCAAAGCTCAGTCTTCTGCCTTGACCATAGCTGATAGTTTATATAGTTTTGGAGATTACTCTAATGCGATTAAAAAGTATCAGGAAATAGTACCTAAAGATCAATACACACTATTACAAATCGCAAAATCGCATAGAGCCAAAGGAACCTATACAGATGCACTATCGTATTACAAACAGGTATTAAAAAGTACGAACCCTACAGCTTCTGTAAAATTAGAGTACGCCAAATTATTAATGATCACCGGTAAACTAAAAAAAGCAGATAGCATATACACAGACCTTGTTTCAAGGTACCCAAACAACCCTGATTTTCAATATCGATTAGGGGTAATAAAAAAAAGACAAAAAGATACACTAGCGATCTCTTATTTTAAAGAAGCTTTTCGACTAGACAATACACATCAAAAAAGCTGTTTTGAAATCTCTAAAAACTACTTGAAAAAGAGAAATTATGACATGGTTCTAAAAACTGCAAATCTAGGTCTACGTTCATATCCTGAAAATGTTGAACTCATAAGTGTTTTGGGACAGAATTTCTTATTTCGTAAAGATTATGATACCGCACTTCCGTATTTTCAAAAACTGCTTGAACTAAATCAGGAAAGTGAATTTATCCATTCTAAACTAGGATTGTGTTATAGCAAAACCTATGAATATAAAAAGGCAATTTCTCATTTTAATGAGGTACTAAAATATAATAACAAATCCCCGAACACATATTCATTACTGGGATATGCTTATCAACAACTCGAAAAATATGATAATGCATTAGAATATTACAAAAAAGCACTCGAATTAAAAGATATTCCCATAGAAGAAGATCTTCTTTCTATTGCATTGATATATCGTTTTCAGGAAAAATGGAAAAAAGCGATACAGTATGCCAAACTAGCAATTAAAGAAGACCCAAAGAATGATAGAGCTCATTACCAATTAGCGATGTTTGCAGATGCTCACTATCAAGATCCTGAAATCAAAATAAAATACTATAACACTTATCTACAAAAGTTTGGCACTGATAAAAAAAATTATTTCAATATGATTGTCAAAAAAAGAATAGTTCAATTGGAAGAAGAAATCCAAAATAAAACCAAAAACAATTAA
- a CDS encoding BlaI/MecI/CopY family transcriptional regulator, whose amino-acid sequence MKQLTKAEEEVMQWLWQLEEANVASIIEQMAEPKPAYNTISTIIRILENKAFVSHRKEGKGYIYFPLIKKEEYSNQSLNKLMNNYFNGSFRNMVSFFVKKNDMNIEDLEQILKEVDNEK is encoded by the coding sequence ATGAAACAACTCACAAAAGCAGAAGAAGAAGTAATGCAATGGTTATGGCAACTAGAAGAAGCCAATGTTGCTTCTATTATTGAGCAAATGGCAGAACCCAAACCTGCATACAACACCATTTCTACAATCATCAGAATCCTCGAAAATAAAGCATTTGTTTCTCATCGTAAAGAAGGTAAAGGCTATATCTACTTCCCTCTTATAAAAAAAGAAGAATATAGTAATCAATCTCTTAACAAGTTGATGAACAATTATTTTAATGGCTCTTTTAGGAATATGGTTTCTTTTTTTGTAAAAAAGAATGATATGAATATCGAAGACCTGGAACAGATTTTAAAAGAAGTAGATAACGAAAAATAG
- a CDS encoding M56 family metallopeptidase translates to MLYYLLQTVFFQILFLVLYDVFHKKDTFFSLNRLYLLSTSVLSFILPFIKIKSIRENIPEEYIFQLPTVFIGQQTEVETLSALYISDPTGNINWWQLCYGIGVFFMLILFIRKIIKLRLLKKCSGFNRIENYTVYTLVSSKDAFSFWNTIYLGDQISDVEKEQIITHEIIHLKEKHSLDLLWFEFLKIIFWFNPLVYVYQSKTNTLHEFIADAKSIKILGKRKYYEQLLTTVFDTENIKFINQFYDHSLLKKRIMMLQKSQSQSIAKYKYLATIPVLALMLIFTSFSEKEQITTSIIKETKQLQVKKQIPFDSIKKGIPFTEIDKIPTTKTCKEITDKSQMRKCVSDEIKKFVNTNFNIKAIQPYAKPGINRIYVRFKIDNTGTITDVNARGPAAALEIEAKRVVSSIPPMIPGEYEGKKVAVLYSLPIIIQIKEDKSEKTKKPIPNNKENKVLEETLLDDKKYIAKPGYYMITNIFKHKKYLDKRLQELKTRGFNPKFFKNPKDGYFYMYLEKYDTQEEAKKMLDSNMNGKYNEDLYIQRINGK, encoded by the coding sequence ATGCTCTACTACCTACTACAAACTGTCTTTTTTCAAATCTTATTTTTAGTGCTTTATGATGTGTTTCATAAAAAAGATACGTTCTTCTCTTTAAACAGATTGTACTTGTTAAGCACCTCTGTACTTTCTTTTATTTTGCCCTTTATAAAAATCAAAAGTATACGAGAAAACATCCCTGAAGAATATATCTTTCAGCTACCAACAGTATTTATAGGACAACAAACCGAAGTCGAAACCCTTTCTGCATTATACATTTCGGATCCAACAGGAAATATAAATTGGTGGCAGCTATGTTATGGAATTGGAGTCTTTTTTATGCTCATTTTATTCATCCGGAAAATTATAAAACTTAGGCTATTAAAAAAGTGTTCAGGTTTTAATCGCATAGAAAATTATACTGTATACACATTAGTAAGTAGTAAAGATGCTTTCTCATTTTGGAACACAATATACTTGGGAGATCAAATATCAGATGTAGAAAAAGAACAGATTATCACTCATGAAATTATTCACCTCAAGGAAAAGCATTCTTTAGATTTATTATGGTTTGAATTTTTAAAAATTATCTTTTGGTTTAATCCGCTAGTATATGTGTATCAATCTAAGACAAACACGCTTCACGAATTTATTGCAGATGCAAAAAGCATTAAAATACTAGGAAAGAGAAAATACTACGAACAACTATTAACTACTGTTTTTGACACAGAAAACATAAAATTTATCAATCAATTTTATGATCACTCATTACTTAAAAAACGAATCATGATGTTACAAAAATCACAATCACAATCGATCGCTAAATATAAATATCTAGCCACTATACCTGTACTGGCTCTCATGTTAATCTTTACTTCTTTTTCTGAAAAAGAACAAATTACAACATCGATCATAAAAGAAACAAAGCAATTACAAGTAAAAAAACAAATCCCTTTTGACAGTATTAAAAAAGGAATTCCATTTACCGAAATCGATAAAATCCCTACAACAAAAACTTGTAAAGAGATCACTGATAAGAGTCAAATGAGAAAATGTGTGTCTGACGAGATCAAGAAATTTGTAAATACCAATTTTAACATAAAAGCTATACAACCATATGCAAAACCAGGTATAAATCGTATATACGTTCGTTTTAAAATTGACAATACAGGAACAATCACTGATGTTAATGCTCGTGGACCTGCTGCTGCTCTTGAAATCGAAGCCAAAAGAGTGGTTAGTTCAATACCACCAATGATCCCAGGAGAATATGAAGGTAAAAAAGTAGCCGTTTTATATTCATTACCCATTATAATCCAAATAAAAGAGGATAAAAGTGAAAAAACCAAAAAACCAATACCTAATAATAAAGAGAATAAAGTACTAGAAGAAACACTTCTCGATGATAAGAAATATATTGCTAAACCAGGATACTATATGATTACTAATATTTTTAAACATAAAAAATATTTGGATAAGCGTCTACAAGAATTAAAAACAAGAGGGTTTAATCCGAAATTCTTTAAAAACCCAAAAGACGGATATTTTTATATGTATCTCGAAAAATACGATACTCAGGAAGAAGCTAAAAAAATGCTTGATTCGAATATGAATGGAAAATATAATGAAGATCTATACATCCAACGAATAAATGGTAAATAA